ACCACCGCAAGCAGCTTGCCGGGCTCGATCGGGACGAACCGGAGCTGCCGGAGCTGGGAGTCCGAGAGCGCCGGAGTGATCACGAGCGCGGTCTGCGCCGAGATCTCGGACAGCGTCCCCACGATGTCCCGCCACGATCCGATCTCGCCCGGCACGAGGTTGGCGACGCCCTCGAAGAGCGTGCGCCGTGCGTCGGGATCCACCTCGACGGCGCTCTCGCGCAACGCGTCGACGAAGATGCGGAAGGCGCGATCGGTCGGGATCCTGCCCGCAGAGGTGTGCGGCTGCACGAGCAGCCCGGCGACCGTGAGATCGTGCAGCGCCCTGCGGATCGTCGGCGGCGACAGCCCGAGCAGCGCGCGGTCCGAAAGGAGCCTCGAGCTCACCGGCACGCCGGAGGAGACGTACTCCGCGATCGCGGCGAACAGCACGCGTCGCTCCCTCTCGCTCAGGTCGATGTGCTCCATCCCCGTCCTGCCGCGCCATCGCGCGACGCGTCCACTTGACAGCGCTCCCCCGAAACCCATAACAGAAAGCATGGTCGACAATCCAGAGCCGGGACACGCGGAGCTGCCCGCCGGTCTGAAGATCCTCGTCGCGGACGACGAGGAGCGCCTGCGCTTCGTCTTGACGTTGATGCTCGAGGAGCTCGGCGCCGAGGTCGTCGCCGTGGACTCGTGCGAGAAGGCGCTCGAGCTCTACGGCGCGCCGGGTGAGCGGTTCGACGTCGCCGTGCTCGATCTCCGCATGCGAGGGATGGGCGGCGCCGCCGCCTGCCGCGCGATGCTCGCCCGCGACCCGGACGCCCGCGTCGTGCTCTCCTCGGGGCTCCGGCCGACCGACGATCTGCTCGCCGAGTTC
The window above is part of the Pseudomonadota bacterium genome. Proteins encoded here:
- a CDS encoding response regulator; its protein translation is MVDNPEPGHAELPAGLKILVADDEERLRFVLTLMLEELGAEVVAVDSCEKALELYGAPGERFDVAVLDLRMRGMGGAAACRAMLARDPDARVVLSSGLRPTDDLLAEFGGHRCAFIEKPFDIEQLAQVLGGIVSRR